A genomic segment from Capra hircus breed San Clemente chromosome 15, ASM170441v1, whole genome shotgun sequence encodes:
- the ANGPTL5 gene encoding angiopoietin-related protein 5, giving the protein MIYLFQASLLFLNLCIFTCGEAIQDNCVHHSTDSPGVNIVEDESNTKGESKSNATVYKEDCEESCDIKTKITREEKYFMCRNLQNSIVSYTRSTKKLLRNVMDEQQASLDYLINQVNELMNRVLLLTTEVFRKQLDTFPHRPVQSHGLDCTDIKDTIGSVTKTPSGLYIIHPEGASHPFEVMCDMDYRGGGWTVIQKRIDGIIDFQKLWCDYLDGFGDLLGEFWLGLKKTFYIVNQKNTSFMLHVALESEDDTLAYASYDDFWIEDETKFFKMHLGRYSGNAGDAFRGFRKEDNQNAMPFSTPDVDNDGCRPACFISDQSVKSCSHLSNNTGWWFSQCGLANLNGIHHFSGKLLTTGIRWDTWTKNNSPVKIKSVSMKIRRTYNPYFK; this is encoded by the exons atgatttatcTTTTCCAAGCCTCACTCTTGTTCTTAAATCTATGTATTTTTACTTGTGGAGAAGCTATACAAGATAACTGTGTGCATCATTCTACG gatTCTCCAGGAGTTAACATCGTAGAAGATGAATCTAATACAAAAGGTGAAAGTAAAAGTAATGCTACTGTTTACAAAGAAGATTGTGAGGAATCATGtgatattaaaactaaaattacacgagaagaaaaatatttcatgtgta GGAATTTGCAAAATTCTATTGTTTCTTATACACGAAGTACCAAAAAACTACTAAGAAACGTGATGGATGAGCAGCAAGCTTCCTTGGATTATTTAATTAATCAg GTTAATGAGCTCATGAATCGAGTTCTCCTTTTGACAACAGAAGTTTTTAGAAAACAGCTGGATACTTTTCCTCACAGACCAGTTCAGTCACACG GTCTAGATTGTACTGATATTAAAGATACCATTGGTTCTGTCACCAAAACACCAAGTGGTTTGTATATAATCCATCCAGAAGGCGCTAGTCATCCATTTGAG GTTATGTGTGACATGGATTACAGAGGAGGTGGATGGACTGTGATACAGAAAAGGATTGATGGGATAATTGATTTCCAAAAGTTGTGGTGTGATTATCTGGATGGATTTGGTGACCTCTTAG gCGAATTTTGGCTAGGACTGAAAAAGACTTTTTATATAGTGAATCAGAAGAATACCAGTTTTATGCTGCATGTGGCACTGGAATCTGAAGATGACACATTAGCTTATGCATCATATGATGATTTTTGGATAGAGgatgaaacaaaattttttaaaatgcacttaGGACGATATTCAGGAAATGCTG GTGATGCGTTCCGGGGCTTCAGAAAAGAAGATAATCAAAATGCAATGCCTTTCAGCACACCAGATGTTGATAATGATGGATGTCGTCCTGCATGCTTCATCAGTGATCAGTCTGTGAAAAGCTGCAGCCACCTCAGTAACAATACCGGATGGTGGTTCAGCCAGTGTGGTCTCGCAAATCTGAATGGCATTCATCACTTCTCTGGAAAGTTGCTTACAACTGGAATTCGATGGGACACATGGACTAAAAACAACTCACCCGTCAAGATTAAATCTGTTTCAATGAAAATTAGAAGAACTTACAatccatattttaaataa